In Hahella sp. KA22, one genomic interval encodes:
- a CDS encoding ABC transporter ATPase gives MKSAGNAVSPTSTIAQARVMLYQPSQRPRHREGDWQETSFGRCRVAGRLGQRHADVVEAILYCAEKRRDVSDGGVELLVDPARIRKTLSDSRYSLAQIQKLLSELRASTIEIETPDLARTGDRIIGGLIDHVIPSPMMRPDPLTGGERSMWRVRLGIALVMLLERDLALYYNPAPIARLRHGIGQAVARHILSHKNEPAGGWHLDTVILAVARQATGKALRDARFRLREDAEQLEQIGLVIDGNRVRRVSLTAPGRRTAAR, from the coding sequence ATGAAGAGCGCTGGTAACGCCGTCAGTCCAACCAGCACAATCGCTCAGGCTCGGGTGATGTTGTACCAGCCGAGTCAGCGCCCACGACACCGAGAGGGCGACTGGCAGGAAACCTCTTTTGGTCGTTGCCGCGTAGCTGGCAGGTTAGGTCAGCGCCACGCTGATGTTGTTGAGGCGATTCTTTACTGCGCAGAGAAAAGGCGAGACGTGTCAGATGGTGGTGTTGAGCTGCTGGTAGACCCTGCTCGGATACGAAAAACGCTTTCCGATAGCCGATACAGTCTGGCTCAAATTCAAAAGCTTCTTTCTGAGCTGCGCGCATCAACCATTGAAATCGAAACGCCAGATTTGGCAAGAACTGGTGACCGGATTATTGGTGGTTTGATAGACCATGTTATTCCATCCCCTATGATGCGCCCAGACCCGCTTACAGGTGGTGAGCGGAGCATGTGGCGCGTGCGCTTGGGGATAGCTCTGGTAATGCTCCTGGAGCGTGATTTGGCCCTTTACTACAACCCGGCCCCTATTGCCCGTCTACGGCATGGTATTGGTCAAGCCGTTGCCAGGCACATCCTGAGTCATAAAAATGAGCCGGCCGGCGGCTGGCATCTGGATACTGTCATCTTGGCGGTAGCTCGACAGGCCACAGGAAAAGCGCTGAGAGATGCTCGTTTTCGGCTTAGGGAGGATGCCGAGCAGCTCGAACAAATTGGCCTTGTCATCGATGGAAACAGGGTTCGAAGAGTGAGTTTAACTGCGCCAGGCCGTCGCACAGCCGCCCGATAG